TTCAAATTCACTGGGAAGAAAgtcagaaagagagagagaagaagaagaagaaaggaagagatGGTGAGAACTCCGAGCTGTGATAAAAATGGATTGAAGAAAGGAACATGGACAGAAGAGGAAGACAGAAAGCTAACAGCTTATGTTACTAGGTACGGCTGCTGGAATTGGCGGCAGCTTCCCAAGTTTGCaggtaattatataattaagatATTCAGTGGAAATTCTTACTACTTTTAGTATATTTCATGAAAATGGTGGATTCAAAGAATATTCATTTTGGATTTCATAATCGATCTCCAAGTTTAGTTCTTTTTCATGGGTCATCTCTTCCAGCTTGGCTTTTTATCCCCTCTCAGAAAGCTACTTGTGCCTCTATTGCTGGAGGCTCAAATATTTACTTTTCTTTAGTCAACAAGggttttcatcttcttcttctataatTGCAAGAAATCATGTGTAAACATGATTGAAATTGAACTCCAATGTGGAATACAGCCTCAGAAAagttcaaaattaatttcaggTCTGTCAAGGTGTGGGAAGAGTTGCAGACTTCGATGGATGAATTATCTGAGGCCAAACATCAAAAGAGGGAACTATAGCAAGGAAGAAGAGGACACTATCATCAAATTACACGAATCAATGGGGAATAGGTATGCTCTAATTGCATTAAACTTCTCAACAAAATTATGAAAACATAAGGCATATATCATCAGGCATATTCAATTACATGACATATGATCACATAATATTGCTAacatatgttatgttgtaaagCATGTTTGATGTAATTCACATGGTCtatttgataccatgttaaatcatcaattgtccTTTTTCCTTGCAGATGGTCTATCATTGCTGCACAACTGCCGGGAAGAACAGACAATGAGATTAAAAATCATTGGCACACGAACCTCAAGAAACGCGAAAGACAGAACTCATCAATctcaaatgaagaaaaacacaacacaaacaaTCTTGCCCCTCGTGAAAAACGACAGAAGAGACTGAAGCTGCAGCCAAATAATTGTCTTGCAAATCAAATAACTTCCCAAATCATTGATAGCTCACCATCATCCTCCCCACAACCATCATCAAGTGGATCCTCCTCCATCTCCAAAGACACTGCAGTTGCAACTTCCACAGAAGCATATGAAGAAACGAGTGGTAACTTTTGGACAGAGCCATTTTTGACAGATTGTTCCTTTGTGTCGAGTGATTTCCTACTAGAGCAGCCATTTATGAACACTGAATATTTATCTCCAGTACTATTTGATGAATTCTTCTGCCCTTATGGTTTGTACGAGGAGAAGCTCAACTCAAACAATCTTTCCCAAATCATAATTGATAGCTCACCATCATCCCCACAACTCTCCTCAAGTGAATTCTCTTCCATCACCAGAGATACTGCAGCTGCAACTAGCACAAATATGGCGGCAGACGATAATGTTACTTCCTCAGAAGCATATGCAGAGATCAGTGGTGATTTTTGGCCACAGCCATTTTCGGCAGATAATTCCTACATTCCAAATGATTTCCTAGAGCCATTTATGGAAACTGAATATTTATCTCCGGTATTTGATGAATTCATGTGCCTATATGGCTTGGACGGGGAACACGAGGGCTTCAACtgattaaacaaatatattcCAATGTTGCTTCTGCTTGTACTGGCTATTTTGTACTCTAGCAGCCTTCTCAGTACGAAGTGATGTATGGTTGTGAAGTAGAAATTAATTGTTTCAAGGCAAACTAGTTTTATGatcaatatattttaattcctAGTTGTTTCTGGTTTGTTGGGAAAGTgacataaaatcaaataatatattatccCATAATCttgaattgaatatttttcttctttgtgagGAGCTCGCCATTCTTGGAAATGTGAGAATGAGTTTGATACACCATTAAGCTAATATGTCCAATAAAGAGTGGTCCAAGAGTGCATTATATACACTTGTAAGGTCTTTAATTTATACACCAGAAATATAGAAGACACAAAAAAACGACAGGAACCTcgtaaataaattattgtctCTTGTTTGTGGCTTTGTTATtacatagaaatatataataggaTATTTTTGCATTTGACGGTTTTCGTCAAAAAATTAGACGGAAGTTGGGTGCATGGAtcattttaattgttatttttgcatatcaCAGGGAGTTCTGAAAACATTTTACTACCACATAGATCGAGCTTACTGCAAATCAGTGTAACCACAagaactgattttgcattttttttttcttcctaaaaacaacaaaaattacaacttTTCTCAAACcctattaaaaaactaaaaaaggtGGGTTTAGAAATTTTGTTGTAACTAGTTCGAACTAGTAAAAATTTTGACTCGTTCCAAGTTTAGTGTGAATTGAGATTTAAAATACGCACTACTGCAATTCCTTGAATCACCTCATTCCAAGTTCAGTTTGAATTGACAGTTGGAATGCTCATTTTTTTCCAACTCTAAAATCTCCTTTTTGAAGTTCGTTTTGACCAAGTAAATGTTAGAATTGACAAACCTTCATGAAACATATATGACTCTGGATTTTCTAATCGGCTTTCCAACACCACCAAGCTTGCTTCCATTTGATATCAAAATCATATGATATGACATTTTCTCTAAACCTACTATGATGAAAAACTGTCAtgcaagagagagagcggaagcagagagagaaagagaaaagaagaattaGGCATGGGCTACATCTTGAATAAATTGAAgtataattaaaattgtattaCATTTAGTGATATTTACAGAGATGGATTAGGAGGGGTGAACAAGAGAACCCAATACAGGCTATACtaaataaagaagagaataaaccttagaaaaaaaattaaataaataaaggccaAATACAAAGAATATTCtgattaatattctaacaattttctTACATATATAAGTTATTAATTTGCCGCCTGTTTACACTAATTGGCCGGTTTGATGCGACTAATGTATTGGCAGTATTGCCAAtactttgttgttttatttgtttattgaaGTAGTTGATAAATTAATATTCACAGTTGCTGGTCTTCACCCTAGCTAGCTAACATCTTAATTAATAGCCTTTTTGGTCTTATCTATTtctgacatatatatatatagttcgaTGTGATGGAGTTGTCCTGTTCTAACTAGAGCTGCAAAGAGCATTCCTTGACTATCAATGGACTAAATTTGTAGATATAGGAACATAAATGATCTTCCTACATCTTCTGTACATCTCTTATACATTTCCTTTTCTAATCAACTTAGCTGGAATGAAATGTAACATATAATAGGTCTTAATGCCAAAACAACCCACTTAGCTGGATGTGTAAAGCAACCCTATGAAACATAGTACCAATATTAACTATAAATTCATTTGTGAATGTGAACCATCAAAAGTTGTTGGATTACATTAGATGCCATTAACAAGATGTTTGttctattccgattttattttattctttagaagaaattagggttaaattcactttatcctCCATTAAGATTCAGgaattttttaattcgaacctaaaagtttaaaaattgacaatgtatctctttaatgtttcaaaaattttcaattcagaccctcaattactaatttccatttaattggacgaaatttttttttttaaaaaaaaaaaagcattgagggtaattacgtaatttcatagatttccgtcaaatttgacgaaaattaatAACGgaaggtctgaattgaaaatttttgaaacattagagaggTATATTGcctatttttaaacattgaggtttgaattgaaaaacccccaacacaattaaatttttgaaacattaggtgaattgaattgataaattttgaagttttggggTGTATGTCGTTGTTATAAATGCAAATTTTGAGCgccaattttttcaaaaattacttAGTGTAGTTTGAACAATAACACactgttcaaatgacacatttcaacgcgtgaatagtaacactattTAAATGTCACTACTTTATAAATAGTGTaatttgaacagtaaaacaTAGCATTTCAATGACCTTTTTCAAAACTTCACTATCCCAAACGTCACTAATTGggcccttttttcttttctttttttcttttttttctttggcagTGAATATAATGTCCCACTTCAGTTACTTTCTTATGTTAAATCCTAATTTTGGAGGGTATAGTGGTCATTTTATGCAattcaaaatgagaaaaaaaaataccctttataaaatataatattaaaaaattccaaaaaaatcagaaagaaatgaaaaaaacacaaatttcagaaaataaatagaggcaaaaaaaaaaaaaaaaaaaaacgaaaaaggaaaaatgtagtTGAATGATCAAATTTTATTGGCAGACGGATGCTATAAATTAAGTGTAGAATAAAGTTCTATTGAAGAATGAATTTGTAGCCCTTTGATTCATATTTTCAATGCCATCAAGATTGCTTTCATCTTATGTTGAAATCAAAAGATATGGTCATTTTATCCTGATTAAGTCTTTCAATCAGTCTTTCTTGGACGATCGACAACATTcatagagatttttttttttttttttttttcccatgtcCTTGACCGACCCATAACTTAATCCTAAATGTTATAACCCAATTTTGACACAAAAAAATTGTCGACAcactaaaacctaacaattttCCTACTTgaaaattcagtgacaaaacatTTCAACAATTACAACATAATAAATTTCAAAGCAATCCTATCAGACCATTAAATATTCTAGGATTACTGATAATTTTCTGTTGAAAAATGTCTTCCCAAAATAGGTACAAACACATTAAATGCTATATCTCCAATTAAACCAAACACTCAATTGCAGTTTTGTTTGGGCCAACTAGGGAAGGGCTTGGAACGGACCTCTATAGTACTATATATTACTTGCGCTTTTTAACTAAACGATAGGAATTCTAGGGTTATGGCGTTTTGTACAAAAACATTAGGAAGTCTTAGGTATATTTTTGGCCTCtaccaaaaacaacaacaatttgtttttctgtttttaattccttagcgtttgCTTTGTTATGTTTAGAATatgtttagaattgcgtttgagagcttaaaaagtagttttaataTCTAAAACGTGGTTttagcatgtttggtaaaaaattttaaaagtatttttttgacttttttttacgcactttgacaaaagcttaaaaaaagaaatttttactaaaaagtgttttttttttttacttaaaagacTTTATTTCTTAACCACgtacaatcacaaacatgctcttagaaTTTACTGTCTAAAGAAAAACATCAAGAAACATAACTTTAGCGGCAGCGATTCCGGAAAtgtcaaaaaaggaaaacccaaaaaaaaatttttaaaaaaaaacaagttttctttttttttttttttttttttttttcagtagtCACATGAGCCCCCtcatattttgtcattttgtttgaATCCTTATAATACTCTATTCATTATGTAAAAAGGTTTTTGGGTGAGAATGACCTGAAGCGTATTATTTTATAGCCACCATAGTTGATTCATACTAGAAGTGACTAAGTTAATAACATGTTATTCACGTTATGAAAAC
This window of the Corylus avellana chromosome ca5, CavTom2PMs-1.0 genome carries:
- the LOC132181499 gene encoding transcription factor MYB4-like; its protein translation is MVRTPSCDKNGLKKGTWTEEEDRKLTAYVTRYGCWNWRQLPKFAGLSRCGKSCRLRWMNYLRPNIKRGNYSKEEEDTIIKLHESMGNRWSIIAAQLPGRTDNEIKNHWHTNLKKRERQNSSISNEEKHNTNNLAPREKRQKRLKLQPNNCLANQITSQIIDSSPSSSPQPSSSGSSSISKDTAVATSTEAYEETSGNFWTEPFLTDCSFVSSDFLLEQPFMNTEYLSPVLFDEFFCPYGLYEEKLNSNNLSQIIIDSSPSSPQLSSSEFSSITRDTAAATSTNMAADDNVTSSEAYAEISGDFWPQPFSADNSYIPNDFLEPFMETEYLSPVFDEFMCLYGLDGEHEGFN